Proteins encoded by one window of Oligoflexia bacterium:
- a CDS encoding DMT family transporter: MTQTKNLKVHLALISVSVLYGVAYIVNKYVLHYIPAAASVFCRTVGAGLILYLFVHKEIVSRRPKRGEIKAILILSLFGIVFNMIAFMEGMQRTTATHASVINASVPILTLLFSVFLRTEKLNIYRFSGMVMCITGILYLSEIEKMQWQSELFVGDMLCALNSAFFSFYLALSRKIAKGIPPMVVTTGMFVFGAIILLPYSGPAFFNVSWDTFPPLFFAALFYLVVASSVITYFLNNWALARVESSAVGIYIYLQPIIAGCLSYLIFDERLTPRMILASLLVFSGVAIGNFWPLKQKKKEIYAEPHVS; encoded by the coding sequence ATGACACAAACAAAAAACCTCAAAGTTCATTTGGCATTAATCTCCGTAAGCGTACTTTACGGGGTGGCTTACATTGTGAATAAGTATGTCTTGCATTATATACCTGCTGCTGCCTCGGTTTTTTGTCGCACGGTAGGTGCCGGACTCATTTTGTATCTTTTTGTGCATAAAGAGATTGTAAGCCGTCGCCCCAAACGAGGTGAAATCAAAGCTATTTTGATACTTTCACTTTTTGGCATCGTATTTAATATGATTGCCTTTATGGAAGGTATGCAGCGCACAACAGCTACCCATGCGTCAGTTATTAATGCCTCAGTTCCTATTTTAACTTTGCTCTTTAGTGTTTTTTTACGAACTGAAAAACTTAACATCTATCGATTTTCGGGGATGGTTATGTGCATTACCGGCATTTTGTATCTCTCCGAGATAGAAAAAATGCAGTGGCAAAGTGAATTGTTTGTTGGTGACATGCTCTGCGCTTTAAACTCTGCATTTTTTAGTTTTTATTTGGCCCTTTCACGAAAAATCGCCAAAGGAATCCCACCCATGGTGGTAACAACGGGGATGTTCGTCTTTGGAGCTATCATATTGTTACCCTATAGTGGACCTGCTTTTTTCAATGTTTCTTGGGATACGTTTCCACCGTTGTTTTTTGCGGCTTTATTTTATTTAGTTGTGGCGAGTTCAGTGATTACCTATTTTTTAAACAATTGGGCATTGGCTCGCGTTGAGAGTAGTGCCGTTGGTATTTACATTTATCTTCAACCCATTATCGCGGGTTGTTTATCGTATCTCATTTTTGATGAGCGCTTGACACCTCGAATGATTTTAGCTTCTCTATTGGTGTTTAGCGGTGTTGCCATTGGAAACTTTTGGCCACTGAAGCAAAAGAAAAAGGAAATTTATGCCGAACCACACGTCTCCTAA
- the acs gene encoding acetate--CoA ligase, which translates to MPNHTSPNSPEKSIDSLSTEKRKFQPPKDFSEKSHIRSIEEYKKLYDHAAQNPDAFWTEQAQSLIWDKKFDKVCEWDVPFAKWFVGGKLNASVQCLDKNLKLNSEKIALLWEGEPGEVRKLTYKDLYELTCQTANTLKELGVKKGDRVAIYMPMVPEAVAAMLACARLGAPHSVIFGGFSSESLKDRINDAQCNVVITADGGYRRGAVIPLKENIDNALKKTPCVKKVLVLKRTGNPVLMDATRDVWWHESVSLQKKECAPTSVDSEDLLFILYTSGTTGKPKGIVHTTAGYMLWAALTTKWVFDLKPNDIYWCTADIGWVTGHSYLVYGPLQNGTTAFMYEGAPNQPDFGRFWQMIEKHKINILYTAPTAIRAFMRAGDDYVNRHDLKSLRLLGSVGEPINPEAWMWYHKVVGNERCPIVDTWWQTETGGIMMSPLPGATPTKPGSCTLPLPGIHPRVVKKSGETCIANEGGFLIIEKPWPAMSRGIYNDNERFEKTYWSDFKGKYFTGDGSRCDEDGYFWVMGRVDDVLNVAGHRLGTAEIESALVSHPKVAEAAVVGRPDDLKGQAVVAFVTLRAQFAGSQIQDELKAHVVKEIGAIARPDDIRFTDSLPKTRSGKIMRRLLRELASSGKIAGDVTTLEDMGVINKLAASYDDE; encoded by the coding sequence ATGCCGAACCACACGTCTCCTAATTCACCTGAAAAATCTATCGACTCACTCTCCACGGAAAAAAGAAAATTTCAACCGCCAAAAGATTTTTCTGAAAAATCTCATATTAGATCAATCGAAGAATATAAAAAACTTTATGACCATGCCGCTCAAAATCCAGATGCATTTTGGACAGAACAAGCACAAAGTTTAATTTGGGATAAAAAGTTTGATAAAGTTTGTGAATGGGATGTTCCCTTTGCCAAATGGTTCGTCGGAGGAAAACTCAACGCCTCTGTTCAATGCCTTGATAAAAACTTAAAGTTAAATTCCGAGAAAATAGCACTTTTATGGGAGGGCGAACCGGGTGAGGTCAGAAAACTTACCTATAAAGATCTCTATGAACTCACTTGCCAAACTGCAAATACACTTAAAGAACTTGGAGTTAAAAAGGGCGATCGCGTAGCGATTTATATGCCCATGGTTCCTGAAGCCGTGGCTGCAATGCTCGCATGTGCACGTTTGGGTGCTCCACATTCAGTAATATTTGGTGGATTTAGCAGTGAATCTTTAAAAGATCGCATCAACGATGCCCAGTGCAATGTTGTCATCACAGCTGATGGTGGTTATCGACGTGGGGCAGTGATTCCACTAAAAGAAAATATTGATAATGCTCTTAAGAAAACACCTTGTGTTAAAAAAGTTTTGGTTCTTAAACGCACAGGCAACCCTGTTCTTATGGACGCCACGCGAGATGTTTGGTGGCATGAGAGTGTGTCTTTACAGAAAAAAGAATGCGCCCCAACTTCTGTTGATAGTGAAGATCTACTTTTTATTTTGTACACAAGTGGCACTACGGGTAAACCAAAAGGCATCGTTCATACAACTGCGGGTTACATGCTTTGGGCAGCACTCACTACAAAATGGGTTTTTGATTTAAAACCTAACGATATTTATTGGTGCACTGCCGACATCGGCTGGGTCACTGGTCACAGCTATCTTGTCTACGGCCCCTTACAAAATGGCACAACCGCATTTATGTACGAGGGTGCACCAAATCAACCAGATTTTGGAAGATTTTGGCAAATGATTGAAAAACATAAAATTAATATCCTCTACACAGCTCCAACTGCAATTCGAGCTTTCATGCGCGCGGGTGATGATTATGTTAATCGTCATGACCTAAAAAGTTTAAGGTTATTGGGAAGTGTTGGTGAGCCTATTAATCCAGAGGCATGGATGTGGTATCACAAAGTAGTAGGCAATGAACGTTGTCCAATCGTTGATACTTGGTGGCAAACTGAAACAGGTGGAATCATGATGAGTCCATTACCTGGAGCAACGCCTACAAAACCAGGCAGCTGCACACTTCCTTTGCCAGGAATTCATCCTCGAGTTGTTAAAAAATCAGGCGAAACTTGTATAGCAAATGAAGGTGGGTTTTTAATTATTGAAAAACCCTGGCCTGCAATGTCTCGCGGCATTTATAACGACAACGAAAGATTTGAAAAAACATACTGGAGTGATTTTAAAGGAAAATATTTTACCGGCGATGGTTCTCGCTGTGACGAAGATGGATATTTCTGGGTCATGGGGCGCGTGGATGATGTATTAAACGTCGCAGGTCACAGACTTGGAACCGCTGAAATTGAAAGCGCACTTGTGAGTCACCCAAAAGTTGCTGAGGCTGCTGTTGTTGGAAGACCCGATGATTTAAAAGGTCAAGCTGTAGTGGCCTTTGTAACTTTGCGTGCGCAATTTGCTGGCTCACAAATACAAGATGAACTTAAAGCACATGTTGTAAAAGAAATCGGAG